A DNA window from Rhizobium jaguaris contains the following coding sequences:
- a CDS encoding glutathione S-transferase family protein, translating to MPTLYHHSMSSPSRFVRLILTEYGYQTELIEEQTWEKRRDFLALNPAGTLPVYVDDSMRALCGATVISEYLDETHGVLKRDRRLLAEDPFQRAEIRRLTEWFMQKMEQDVTRPLVRERVYKLQMTADQGGGAPDSKVMRMARGNIRQHMKYLSWLAGSRQWLAGDRLSYADLAAAASISVLDYLGEIDWMESPVAKEWYQRLKSRPSFRPILAERVRGITPVSHYADLDF from the coding sequence ATGCCGACGCTGTATCATCATTCCATGTCATCTCCCTCACGGTTCGTCCGTCTGATCCTGACCGAATACGGTTATCAGACGGAGCTGATCGAGGAACAGACATGGGAAAAGCGACGTGACTTTTTGGCGCTCAATCCGGCCGGCACCCTGCCAGTCTACGTCGACGACAGCATGCGGGCGCTCTGCGGCGCGACCGTCATTTCCGAATATCTGGACGAGACACATGGCGTCCTCAAGCGAGACCGCCGGCTTCTGGCCGAAGACCCCTTCCAGCGCGCCGAGATCCGCCGGCTGACGGAATGGTTCATGCAGAAGATGGAGCAGGACGTGACGCGGCCTTTGGTGCGCGAACGGGTGTATAAATTGCAAATGACGGCGGATCAGGGCGGCGGTGCCCCTGACTCCAAGGTGATGCGCATGGCCCGGGGCAATATCCGCCAGCACATGAAGTATCTCTCATGGCTCGCAGGCTCCCGCCAATGGCTCGCCGGCGACCGGCTGAGCTATGCGGATCTTGCTGCCGCCGCCTCGATTTCCGTTCTCGATTATCTCGGCGAGATCGACTGGATGGAATCGCCTGTTGCGAAGGAGTGGTATCAACGGCTGAAGTCACGCCCGTCTTTCCGGCCAATCCTGGCGGAACGCGTGCGCGGCATCACGCCTGTATCGCACTATGCCGATCTGGATTTCTGA
- the dnaN gene encoding DNA polymerase III subunit beta, which yields MRITIERSNLLKSLNHVHRVVERRNTIPILSNVLLKAEGASLDMKATDLDLEITEATPAKVEQTGATTVPAHLLYDIVRKLPDGSEVLLATNPDGSSMTVASGRSKFSLQCLPESDFPDLTAGSFSHSFKLKAADLKMLIDRTQFAISTEETRYYLNGIFFHTIESKGELKLRAVATDGHRLARADVDAPSGSEGMPGIIIPRKTVGELQKLVDSPDVIVTVEVSDAKIRLTIGSIVMTSKLIDGTFPDYQRVIPTSNDKEMRVDCQTFAQAVDRVSTISSERGRAVKLALSDGQLLLTVNNPDSGSATEEVAVGYDMDAMEIGFNAKYLLDITAQLSGDAAIFLLADAGSPTLIRDTAGDDALYVLMPMRV from the coding sequence ATGCGTATTACAATTGAGCGGTCGAACCTCCTGAAATCGTTGAACCACGTGCATCGCGTGGTCGAGCGTCGCAACACGATCCCGATCCTGTCCAACGTATTGCTGAAAGCCGAGGGTGCCAGCCTCGACATGAAAGCGACCGACCTCGATCTCGAAATCACCGAGGCGACGCCCGCCAAGGTCGAGCAGACCGGCGCCACCACCGTGCCTGCGCATCTGCTCTACGACATCGTGCGCAAGCTTCCGGACGGTTCCGAAGTGCTTCTCGCCACCAATCCTGACGGCAGCTCGATGACGGTTGCCTCGGGCCGCTCGAAATTCTCGCTTCAATGCCTGCCGGAATCCGATTTTCCGGACCTCACCGCCGGCAGCTTCAGCCATTCCTTCAAACTGAAGGCAGCGGACCTGAAGATGCTGATTGACCGGACGCAGTTTGCGATTTCCACCGAAGAGACTCGTTATTATTTGAACGGCATCTTCTTCCACACGATTGAAAGCAAGGGCGAGCTGAAGTTGAGGGCCGTGGCCACAGACGGTCACCGTCTCGCCCGCGCCGACGTCGATGCCCCTTCGGGCTCCGAAGGCATGCCGGGCATCATCATCCCCCGCAAAACGGTCGGCGAATTGCAGAAGCTGGTCGACAGCCCCGATGTCATCGTCACTGTCGAAGTGTCTGATGCGAAGATCCGTCTGACGATCGGCTCCATTGTCATGACCTCGAAGCTGATCGACGGCACCTTCCCTGATTATCAGCGTGTCATCCCGACCAGCAACGACAAGGAAATGCGGGTCGATTGCCAGACCTTCGCCCAGGCTGTCGATCGCGTCTCGACCATTTCATCCGAACGCGGTCGCGCCGTGAAGCTGGCGCTCTCAGACGGCCAACTCCTGCTGACGGTCAACAATCCGGACTCCGGAAGTGCTACGGAAGAAGTTGCCGTCGGCTACGACATGGACGCGATGGAAATCGGCTTCAACGCCAAATATCTGCTCGACATCACCGCGCAACTGTCCGGCGATGCGGCGATCTTCCTACTTGCCGACGCCGGGTCGCCAACGCTGATCCGCGACACCGCCGGCGATGATGCCCTCTACGTCCTGATGCCGATGCGCGTCTAA
- a CDS encoding complex I NDUFA9 subunit family protein — protein sequence MTLSNLPPLVTVFGGSGFIGRHVVRVLAKRGYRIRVAVRRPDLAGFLQPQGNLGQISTVQANLRYRNSIDRAVEGAQHVVNCVGILTESGRNTFDAVQEFGAKAIAEAARGVGASLTHISAIGANANSPSTYARTKARAEAAILSIKPDAVILRPSIVFGPEDGFFNKFADMARTAPFLPLIGGGQTKFQPVYVEDVAEAVARSVDGKLKAGTTYELGGPEVLSFRQCLETTLSVINRKKSLVSLPFGLASFIGGIASAIPLVTPPITPDQVRLLKSDNVVSKEAEAEGRTLKGIGVLPTLLISVLPSYLVRYRPQGQFTGSGKAA from the coding sequence ATGACCCTGTCCAACCTTCCGCCGCTCGTCACCGTGTTCGGGGGATCGGGCTTCATCGGGCGGCATGTCGTCCGCGTTCTCGCCAAGCGCGGCTACCGCATCCGTGTCGCCGTACGCCGTCCCGATCTCGCCGGTTTTCTGCAGCCGCAGGGGAATCTCGGCCAGATCTCGACCGTCCAGGCGAACCTGCGCTACCGCAACTCCATCGATCGCGCCGTCGAAGGTGCGCAGCATGTCGTCAATTGCGTCGGCATTCTCACCGAAAGCGGCCGTAATACATTCGATGCCGTGCAGGAATTCGGCGCCAAGGCCATCGCGGAAGCCGCACGCGGCGTTGGCGCTTCGCTGACGCATATTTCCGCCATCGGTGCCAACGCCAATTCGCCTTCAACCTACGCCCGCACCAAGGCCCGCGCCGAAGCCGCGATCCTGTCGATCAAGCCGGATGCCGTGATCCTGCGCCCGTCGATCGTCTTCGGTCCGGAAGACGGTTTCTTCAACAAGTTCGCCGATATGGCGCGCACTGCGCCTTTCCTGCCGCTGATCGGCGGCGGCCAGACAAAGTTCCAGCCGGTTTATGTCGAGGATGTCGCCGAGGCAGTCGCCCGAAGCGTCGACGGTAAGCTGAAGGCCGGCACGACCTACGAGCTCGGCGGTCCGGAGGTGCTTTCTTTCCGCCAATGTCTCGAAACGACGCTTTCCGTCATCAACCGGAAGAAGTCGCTGGTTTCGCTGCCGTTCGGCCTTGCTTCCTTCATCGGCGGCATCGCTTCGGCCATACCGCTCGTCACCCCGCCGATCACGCCTGACCAGGTTCGCCTGCTGAAGAGCGACAATGTCGTTTCCAAGGAAGCGGAGGCGGAAGGCCGCACGCTGAAGGGCATCGGCGTGTTGCCGACCCTGCTCATCTCGGTACTGCCGTCCTATCTGGTGCGCTATCGCCCGCAAGGCCAGTTCACGGGTTCCGGCAAGGCCGCCTGA
- the pmtA gene encoding phospholipid N-methyltransferase PmtA, with translation MALRLKERLGKKFDEEIRFFKGMMQGPKTVGSIVPTSSITARKMASVVNTHSGLPVLELGPGTGAITKAILARGVEPENLVAIEYSTDFYNHLLRLYPGVHFINGDAFDLDKTLGVLRGQTFDSVVSGIPLLNFPMKARVALLESLLDRMPRGRPVVQISYGPVSPIIARPDRYHIQHFDFIVRNIPPAQLWIYRRG, from the coding sequence ATGGCGCTGCGTCTCAAGGAACGGTTAGGCAAGAAATTCGACGAAGAAATCCGTTTCTTCAAAGGCATGATGCAAGGCCCGAAAACGGTTGGTTCGATCGTTCCGACATCCTCGATCACCGCCCGCAAGATGGCAAGCGTCGTCAATACCCATTCCGGCCTGCCGGTGCTGGAGCTTGGCCCCGGAACCGGCGCGATCACCAAGGCGATTCTGGCGCGTGGCGTCGAACCGGAAAACCTCGTTGCCATCGAATATTCCACCGATTTCTACAATCACCTCCTCCGTCTCTATCCCGGCGTGCATTTCATCAATGGCGACGCCTTCGATCTCGATAAGACGCTTGGAGTATTGCGCGGCCAGACGTTCGATTCCGTCGTCTCCGGCATTCCGCTACTGAATTTCCCGATGAAGGCGCGCGTCGCTTTGCTTGAAAGCCTGCTGGACCGCATGCCGCGCGGCCGGCCCGTCGTGCAGATATCCTACGGCCCCGTGTCGCCGATCATCGCCCGGCCGGACCGCTATCATATTCAGCATTTCGACTTTATCGTCCGCAACATCCCACCGGCGCAACTCTGGATTTATCGCCGCGGCTGA
- the queG gene encoding tRNA epoxyqueuosine(34) reductase QueG, which translates to MPENRAAEKEGKRRHTLTAFLRDEARAQGFDLCRITRPDAIPEAGIRLDQFLERGFHGTMAWMEETRERRGNPHVLWNDVRSIAVFGLNYGPEEDPRGILEKPDKGAISVYARNRDYHDVIKGRLKEIATRFAARSQEDVKVFVDTAPVMEKPLAAAAGLGWQGKHTNLVSRTHGSWLFLGSMFTTADLDPDEAEIDRCGSCRACLDACPTAAFPAPYQLDARRCISYLTIEHKGPIDPWLRPLIGNRIYGCDDCLAACPWNKFASAASEMKLAARNDLKEPSISFLLTLDDAAFRTFFSGSPVKRIGRDRFVRNVLIAAGNSGERGLIATCRTLAGDPSPAVRGMAVWALSRLMTAGEFRSFAAERGDEPDADVRAEWTMAGVA; encoded by the coding sequence ATGCCCGAAAACCGTGCAGCAGAAAAAGAAGGCAAACGACGGCACACGCTGACCGCTTTTCTTCGCGACGAAGCGAGGGCGCAGGGTTTCGATCTCTGCCGGATCACACGGCCGGACGCTATTCCCGAAGCAGGGATCAGGCTCGATCAATTCCTTGAGCGAGGCTTCCACGGCACCATGGCGTGGATGGAAGAGACGCGCGAACGCCGGGGCAATCCACATGTGCTCTGGAACGATGTGCGTTCCATCGCCGTCTTCGGTCTCAACTACGGCCCCGAGGAAGACCCGCGCGGCATTCTGGAGAAGCCCGATAAAGGTGCCATTTCCGTTTATGCCCGAAATCGCGACTACCACGACGTCATCAAGGGCCGGCTGAAGGAGATCGCCACTCGCTTTGCCGCGCGGTCGCAGGAAGACGTCAAGGTCTTTGTCGACACGGCACCTGTCATGGAAAAGCCGCTGGCCGCCGCAGCGGGGCTGGGCTGGCAAGGCAAACACACAAATCTCGTCAGTCGCACGCATGGCTCCTGGCTGTTTCTCGGCTCGATGTTTACGACAGCCGATCTTGATCCGGATGAAGCCGAGATCGACCGCTGCGGGTCTTGCCGCGCCTGCCTCGACGCCTGCCCGACGGCCGCTTTCCCGGCGCCGTACCAACTCGATGCTCGCCGCTGCATCTCCTATCTCACCATCGAGCATAAGGGACCCATCGATCCGTGGCTCCGCCCGCTGATCGGCAATCGAATCTATGGCTGCGATGACTGTCTCGCCGCCTGCCCCTGGAACAAATTCGCCAGCGCTGCATCCGAGATGAAGTTGGCCGCCCGCAACGACCTCAAGGAGCCATCGATCAGCTTTCTGCTGACACTTGACGATGCCGCCTTTCGTACTTTCTTCAGCGGCTCGCCGGTCAAGCGCATCGGCCGCGATCGTTTCGTTCGCAATGTGCTGATCGCCGCCGGCAATTCTGGGGAGCGCGGGTTGATCGCGACATGCCGTACTCTGGCGGGCGATCCCTCGCCTGCGGTGCGTGGCATGGCCGTCTGGGCATTGTCGCGGTTGATGACGGCTGGCGAGTTCCGCAGTTTTGCTGCAGAAAGAGGTGACGAGCCGGACGCGGATGTCCGCGCGGAATGGACGATGGCAGGAGTTGCGTGA
- a CDS encoding histidine phosphatase family protein, translating into MFALYITHPQVRIDPAIPVPDWGLSDIGAARATLAAARPWANTLGLIVSSGERKAIETAEILATASGAKVEIIEAMHENDRSATGFLAPPEFEKAADWFFAHPHESFKGWERAIDAQARIVSHVEAVLSRLGEQAPVAFVGHGGVGTLLKCHVEGKPIARQGDQPPGGGNLFCFDLAKRAVSCDWTPMEDWQGWT; encoded by the coding sequence ATGTTCGCTCTCTATATCACGCATCCGCAGGTGCGCATCGATCCCGCCATCCCGGTTCCGGATTGGGGGTTGTCTGATATCGGCGCCGCACGGGCGACGCTTGCGGCAGCCCGTCCTTGGGCGAACACGCTTGGCCTGATCGTTTCCAGCGGCGAGCGCAAGGCGATCGAGACCGCCGAGATCCTGGCGACGGCGAGCGGCGCGAAGGTCGAGATCATCGAAGCCATGCATGAGAACGACCGCAGCGCCACGGGATTTTTGGCTCCGCCCGAATTCGAGAAGGCGGCAGACTGGTTCTTTGCCCACCCGCATGAAAGCTTCAAAGGCTGGGAGCGCGCTATCGACGCGCAGGCGCGAATAGTCTCTCACGTCGAGGCCGTTCTTTCACGTCTTGGGGAGCAAGCGCCGGTCGCCTTTGTCGGCCATGGCGGTGTCGGGACACTGCTGAAATGCCACGTCGAGGGAAAGCCGATCGCGCGGCAGGGCGATCAGCCACCGGGTGGCGGCAATCTTTTCTGTTTCGATCTTGCGAAGCGCGCCGTCTCATGCGACTGGACGCCTATGGAAGATTGGCAGGGATGGACTTGA
- a CDS encoding YraN family protein, whose translation MTETNERSKRQKAWRRGHISEYAAAVFLFFKGYRILAIRHRTKLGEIDIIARKGDLAVFVEVKARRGEQEAIDAVSFSAQKRIRAASDLWLARQPNFARLSQRYDIVAILPGRWPRHFPDAF comes from the coding sequence ATGACTGAGACCAACGAAAGGTCGAAGCGGCAGAAGGCCTGGCGGCGCGGCCACATCTCTGAATATGCTGCAGCGGTTTTCTTGTTCTTCAAGGGCTACCGCATCCTCGCCATCCGTCACCGCACAAAGCTCGGCGAAATCGACATCATAGCCCGCAAAGGCGATCTCGCCGTCTTCGTCGAGGTCAAAGCCAGGCGCGGCGAGCAGGAGGCGATCGATGCCGTCTCCTTTTCCGCGCAAAAGCGCATTCGTGCTGCCAGCGATCTCTGGCTTGCAAGGCAACCGAATTTCGCCCGTCTGTCGCAACGCTACGATATCGTCGCCATCCTGCCCGGCCGCTGGCCCCGGCATTTTCCGGACGCTTTTTGA
- the rsmI gene encoding 16S rRNA (cytidine(1402)-2'-O)-methyltransferase, with protein sequence MSDENTSGGARSFRLHNTTVPARPLEPALYLVATPIGNLGDITLRALETLAGADVLACEDTRVTRVLLDRYGIQNRPFAYHEHNADEAGPRLLQALEAGRSVALVSDAGTPLVSDPGYRLAQQAIEAGYRVVPIPGASAPLAALVGSGLPNDAFFFAGFLPAKDKGRRDRLAELAAVPATLIFFESPHRIAATLAAAADVLGGERKAAVCRELTKTFEEFRRGTLTELAVFYEAVEHVKGEIVLLVGPPAETIAAEADVEAILSELVRTMPAAKAAGEAARLTGLPRKDLYQRLLDLKERHD encoded by the coding sequence ATGAGCGACGAAAACACAAGCGGCGGAGCGCGCAGCTTCCGCCTTCATAATACCACAGTTCCCGCGCGGCCGCTTGAGCCGGCGCTTTATCTCGTCGCGACACCGATCGGCAATCTTGGTGATATCACGCTGCGGGCGCTGGAGACGCTGGCCGGCGCCGATGTTCTCGCCTGCGAGGATACGCGCGTCACCCGCGTGCTGCTCGACCGTTACGGCATCCAGAACAGGCCCTTTGCCTATCATGAGCACAATGCCGACGAGGCAGGGCCGCGGCTGCTCCAGGCGCTGGAAGCCGGCCGCTCGGTTGCCTTGGTGTCCGATGCCGGCACGCCGCTGGTCTCCGATCCTGGCTATCGCCTGGCGCAGCAGGCGATCGAGGCGGGTTACCGTGTCGTGCCGATCCCGGGGGCGTCCGCACCGCTTGCCGCGCTGGTCGGCTCTGGCCTGCCCAACGACGCCTTTTTCTTCGCCGGCTTCCTGCCTGCCAAGGACAAGGGCCGCCGTGACCGGCTCGCTGAACTTGCCGCCGTTCCCGCGACCTTGATTTTCTTTGAATCACCCCATCGCATCGCCGCGACGCTGGCCGCCGCCGCCGATGTGCTTGGCGGCGAGCGCAAGGCGGCCGTCTGCCGCGAACTCACCAAGACCTTCGAGGAATTCCGTCGCGGCACGCTCACCGAACTCGCCGTATTCTATGAGGCCGTCGAGCATGTGAAGGGCGAGATCGTGCTGCTCGTCGGTCCGCCGGCGGAAACTATCGCAGCGGAAGCTGACGTCGAGGCCATTCTTAGCGAGCTCGTGCGGACCATGCCAGCCGCCAAAGCCGCAGGGGAGGCGGCACGCTTGACCGGCCTGCCGCGCAAGGATCTCTATCAGCGCCTGCTCGACCTGAAGGAGCGGCATGACTGA
- a CDS encoding undecaprenyl-diphosphate phosphatase, with protein MAEQIIIALFLGLVEGLTEFIPVSSTGHLILIGHFLGFDEAATFDVLIQLGAILAILLVYFNRLVQIAKALPVSVKARHFVLAVLFGFLPAAVIGAIAHDFIKTVLFDSPKVVCISLILGGIVLLVIDKIPFKPKYTSAYEFSWPMAIKIGFFQCLAMIPGTSRSGSTIVGALLLGADKRSAAEFSFFLAMPTMAGAFALDLWKSRHDLNMDQGLLIVIGFVTAFISALFVVRALLDFVSRRGYAPFAWWRIVIGVLGLIGLYTIG; from the coding sequence ATGGCTGAACAAATTATTATCGCTCTCTTTTTAGGCCTCGTGGAAGGCCTCACGGAGTTCATTCCCGTATCCTCCACGGGTCACTTGATATTGATCGGACATTTCCTCGGTTTTGATGAAGCTGCCACTTTCGACGTTCTGATCCAGCTCGGCGCAATCCTCGCCATCTTGCTTGTCTATTTCAACCGCCTCGTTCAAATCGCAAAGGCGCTGCCGGTCAGCGTCAAGGCCCGCCACTTCGTATTGGCAGTCCTTTTCGGCTTCTTGCCGGCTGCCGTCATCGGAGCGATCGCACATGATTTCATCAAGACGGTGCTGTTCGATTCGCCGAAGGTTGTCTGCATCTCGCTGATTCTCGGCGGCATCGTCCTGCTCGTCATCGACAAAATCCCGTTCAAGCCCAAATATACCAGTGCCTACGAATTTTCCTGGCCAATGGCGATCAAGATCGGCTTCTTCCAGTGTCTGGCAATGATCCCCGGCACGTCGCGTTCCGGCTCGACCATCGTCGGCGCCCTGCTTCTCGGTGCCGACAAGCGTTCAGCGGCCGAATTTTCCTTCTTCCTTGCCATGCCGACCATGGCTGGCGCCTTTGCGCTTGATTTGTGGAAAAGCCGTCATGACCTCAACATGGACCAGGGCCTGCTGATCGTTATCGGCTTCGTCACCGCTTTCATATCGGCGCTGTTCGTGGTCCGGGCGCTGCTCGACTTCGTCTCGCGTCGTGGCTACGCCCCCTTCGCCTGGTGGCGCATCGTCATCGGCGTTCTCGGCCTGATCGGGCTTTACACGATCGGCTGA
- the pyrF gene encoding orotidine-5'-phosphate decarboxylase: MTARDRLIVGLDVPNLQEAEKVVTALGDDILYYKIGYQLAFAGGLEFARDLATDGKKIFLDMKLLDIDNTVASGVENIVKMGMSMLTLHAYPKAMQAAVAAAKGSGLCLLGVTVLTSMDEQDLIAAGYEYDPHTLVLRRAEQALLAGMGGIVCSAEESAAVRKIIGPDMALVTPGIRPAGGDKGDQKRVMTPTEAVKAGSSHLVVARPIVKAPDPKEAARAILAEMDAAL, translated from the coding sequence ATGACCGCACGCGACCGCTTGATCGTTGGACTGGATGTTCCAAACCTTCAGGAGGCCGAAAAGGTCGTCACGGCGCTCGGCGACGATATTCTCTACTACAAGATCGGCTATCAGCTCGCCTTTGCAGGCGGCCTGGAATTTGCTCGCGATCTGGCCACCGACGGCAAGAAGATCTTCCTCGACATGAAGCTGCTCGATATCGACAATACAGTCGCTTCCGGCGTCGAGAACATCGTCAAGATGGGCATGTCGATGCTGACGCTGCATGCCTATCCGAAGGCGATGCAGGCCGCCGTCGCAGCAGCCAAAGGTTCCGGTCTCTGCCTGCTCGGCGTCACCGTGCTGACGTCGATGGACGAGCAGGACCTGATCGCCGCCGGATACGAATATGACCCGCATACGCTGGTGCTGCGCCGCGCCGAACAGGCGCTCCTCGCGGGCATGGGCGGTATCGTATGCTCAGCCGAGGAATCCGCTGCCGTGCGCAAAATCATCGGCCCCGACATGGCACTGGTGACCCCCGGCATTCGCCCGGCCGGCGGCGACAAAGGTGACCAGAAGCGCGTGATGACGCCGACTGAGGCCGTCAAGGCCGGGTCGAGCCATCTCGTCGTCGCCCGGCCCATCGTCAAAGCGCCCGATCCGAAGGAAGCGGCCCGCGCTATCCTGGCGGAGATGGACGCCGCGCTCTAA
- a CDS encoding SDR family oxidoreductase, whose translation MHVMIFGCGYSGTAIAKAFAGPGIRITGTTRSADKTDLLAKEGIEAFVFDGETLYPALSEAMTSATHLIQSIAPGKVGDPLLRLAHLNIRAFMPKLEWICYLSTVGVYGDHRGAWINEETPLHPVADRSVERVEAEDGWHRVGIRLGIPVSVLRLAGIYGPGRNAFCNLEKGTARRLIKANQVFNRIRVEDIGACAKFLSDRRLGGIYNITDNEPAPPQDVIVEAARLMGVEPPPEQPFETAELTPMARSFYGENKRVSNAKLRALGFPFRYPEYRMSLAELWSSGRWRG comes from the coding sequence ATGCATGTGATGATTTTCGGCTGCGGCTATTCCGGAACGGCCATCGCCAAGGCTTTCGCCGGCCCCGGTATTCGGATCACCGGCACGACCCGTTCGGCAGACAAGACCGATCTCCTCGCCAAGGAGGGCATCGAGGCTTTCGTCTTCGACGGCGAGACGCTCTATCCGGCGCTCAGCGAGGCGATGACATCCGCAACGCATCTCATCCAGTCTATCGCGCCCGGCAAGGTAGGTGATCCACTGCTGCGGCTGGCACATCTGAATATCCGCGCATTCATGCCGAAGCTCGAATGGATTTGCTATCTTTCCACCGTCGGCGTTTACGGCGACCACAGAGGCGCATGGATCAACGAGGAAACACCCTTACATCCGGTCGCCGACCGTTCCGTCGAACGGGTCGAAGCGGAGGACGGCTGGCATCGCGTCGGTATCAGGCTTGGCATCCCGGTTTCCGTACTCAGACTTGCCGGCATCTACGGTCCCGGCCGCAATGCCTTCTGCAATCTGGAAAAGGGCACTGCGCGGCGGCTGATCAAGGCGAACCAGGTGTTCAACCGCATCCGCGTTGAAGATATCGGTGCCTGCGCCAAGTTCCTCTCCGATCGCCGCCTGGGTGGCATATATAATATCACCGACAACGAGCCCGCTCCGCCACAGGACGTCATCGTCGAAGCAGCCCGCTTGATGGGAGTCGAGCCGCCGCCGGAACAGCCCTTCGAAACGGCGGAGCTGACGCCCATGGCGCGTTCGTTCTATGGTGAGAACAAGCGTGTTTCGAACGCAAAACTGCGCGCGCTCGGCTTTCCATTCCGCTATCCGGAATACCGCATGTCCCTCGCCGAACTGTGGTCCTCGGGGCGCTGGCGGGGCTAA
- a CDS encoding DUF1330 domain-containing protein, with protein MAKGYWIARVDVRDPERYKDYVAAAKPAFERYGAIFLARGGAFTPLEGQARGRNVVIEFPSLQHAVDCYNSPEYQIAAKIRQEVADAEMVVVEGA; from the coding sequence ATGGCAAAGGGATACTGGATCGCACGCGTGGATGTTCGTGATCCCGAGCGTTACAAGGATTATGTTGCCGCCGCCAAGCCGGCATTCGAGAGATACGGCGCGATTTTCCTCGCCCGCGGCGGCGCTTTCACGCCGCTGGAAGGCCAGGCGCGCGGCCGCAACGTCGTCATCGAATTCCCGTCGCTGCAGCATGCCGTCGATTGCTATAATTCGCCAGAATACCAGATTGCTGCTAAAATCCGTCAGGAAGTGGCGGATGCCGAAATGGTCGTCGTAGAAGGCGCCTAA
- a CDS encoding endonuclease/exonuclease/phosphatase family protein, with protein MIRSTVSAFAVPSHEERKGFISLEKNPDIHAATLASLACMNTVRIGGATGEVQLLAFPFTVAAWNLERCLFPVESAAKLKSTGAPLILLSEMDEGMARTGQNDPTAIVAGELGMNYAYGVEFLELSLGSEIERSFCKQDFNEKGFHGNALMASVALKDVFLFRLPGEAVWFKDSNEQPRVGERCAIGVIVETEEGPFVAVSVHLESIANGIYRERQTAALIDAVEAYAPGLPILIGGDLNTGNHSGGDFETDTLFAMAAARGFERHGGPLGQMSTRPSLITRFPERAMKLDWFLSRGLKIGESHLISSLNEEGKPLSDHDMIVCTIEGFAS; from the coding sequence ATGATCCGCAGCACCGTCTCCGCCTTCGCCGTTCCCTCGCATGAGGAACGCAAGGGCTTCATTTCGTTGGAAAAAAACCCTGACATTCACGCCGCAACGCTGGCTTCTCTTGCCTGCATGAACACGGTGCGCATCGGTGGCGCGACCGGCGAGGTTCAGTTGCTCGCCTTCCCCTTCACCGTGGCTGCATGGAACCTGGAGCGCTGCCTTTTCCCCGTCGAATCCGCCGCCAAACTGAAGTCGACTGGCGCCCCGCTGATCCTGCTTTCCGAGATGGACGAGGGCATGGCGCGCACCGGGCAAAACGACCCGACCGCCATCGTCGCGGGCGAACTCGGTATGAACTATGCCTACGGCGTCGAATTCCTCGAGCTCAGTCTGGGCTCCGAGATCGAGCGTTCCTTCTGCAAGCAGGATTTCAACGAGAAGGGTTTTCATGGCAACGCCCTGATGGCTTCGGTCGCGCTGAAGGATGTCTTCCTGTTCCGCCTGCCGGGCGAGGCCGTCTGGTTCAAAGACAGCAATGAGCAGCCGCGCGTCGGCGAGCGCTGCGCCATCGGCGTCATCGTCGAAACCGAAGAGGGGCCTTTCGTCGCCGTTTCCGTGCATCTCGAAAGTATCGCCAACGGCATCTACCGCGAACGTCAGACAGCAGCCTTGATCGACGCTGTCGAAGCTTATGCGCCCGGTCTGCCGATCCTGATCGGCGGCGATCTCAACACCGGCAATCACAGCGGCGGCGATTTCGAGACGGATACGCTTTTCGCCATGGCGGCGGCCCGCGGCTTCGAGCGCCACGGCGGCCCGCTCGGTCAGATGAGCACGCGCCCCAGCCTGATCACACGTTTTCCCGAGCGGGCCATGAAGCTCGACTGGTTCTTGAGCCGTGGCCTGAAGATCGGCGAAAGCCATCTGATCTCCTCGCTCAACGAAGAAGGCAAACCGCTCTCCGATCATGACATGATCGTCTGCACCATCGAGGGTTTTGCGTCCTGA